The following are from one region of the Methanoculleus caldifontis genome:
- a CDS encoding argininosuccinate synthase, with translation MRIQLSQMLLALLCVSVFAVAASAAPTTELHVVKIAADGATVLNETTVDYRWLEANLPVLGDGVTHYYHQGPVFEGDKWDPEETTNFKDRGAVKGTNIRDLAELVGGAEPGDEIMVRAADGYHVEFAYQNVYEPDPRQGPIGICWYNGDEAGAGERQGCGYVPDYYTGMRLVFFADNSTNTEGLHVYGNQDMYDTLPESAQHFYDLYPSTGGLTVKWIDEVRVYSGGYHGEKGALAGSLDGPVSRTTEAPETPLSLAMTLAAALGAAALHARRGA, from the coding sequence ATGCGTATACAATTGTCACAGATGCTGCTCGCGCTCCTCTGCGTGAGCGTCTTCGCCGTTGCCGCCTCGGCGGCCCCGACGACAGAGCTGCACGTCGTAAAGATTGCAGCCGACGGCGCCACCGTCTTGAACGAGACGACCGTCGACTACCGCTGGCTGGAGGCAAACCTCCCGGTCCTCGGGGACGGCGTGACCCACTACTACCACCAGGGGCCGGTCTTTGAAGGAGACAAGTGGGACCCTGAAGAGACGACGAACTTCAAGGACAGGGGGGCCGTGAAAGGCACGAACATCCGCGACCTCGCCGAACTGGTCGGCGGCGCCGAACCCGGCGACGAGATCATGGTCAGAGCGGCCGACGGTTATCACGTCGAGTTTGCTTATCAGAATGTTTACGAACCCGATCCCCGCCAGGGACCCATCGGGATCTGCTGGTACAACGGCGACGAAGCAGGGGCAGGCGAGCGGCAGGGATGCGGTTACGTCCCGGATTACTATACCGGGATGCGCCTGGTATTCTTTGCCGATAACTCGACCAATACGGAGGGGCTCCACGTCTACGGGAATCAGGATATGTATGACACGCTCCCCGAGTCTGCCCAGCATTTCTACGACCTCTACCCCTCGACCGGGGGCCTCACGGTGAAGTGGATCGACGAGGTCCGGGTTTATTCCGGCGGATACCACGGTGAGAAAGGAGCCCTCGCGGGATCGCTCGACGGTCCGGTGTCGAGGACGACGGAGGCGCCGGAAACCCCGCTCTCTCTTGCAATGACGCTTGCGGCAGCCCTCGGGGCAGCAGCGCTCCATGCCCGGAGAGGAGCGTGA
- a CDS encoding molybdopterin-dependent oxidoreductase: MSPVHRTPPILLALVLIGGATLASGCPGPAAAAGDVAWNLTLAGDTEQVLTHSGIQALPDVEGYGYSVSTVGIKYGPNRYRGVLLTDLVEMAGGIGEDDLIYVSAEDGYLWVFDTTQLRGEEFFTFDENLHEIPAPALRVILAYERDGMPLAYEDGGPLRLVVITETPDVITEGSPWVKWVDRVEVRRG; encoded by the coding sequence GTGAGCCCGGTGCACCGGACGCCCCCAATTCTCCTTGCCCTGGTGCTCATCGGCGGTGCGACCCTTGCATCCGGGTGCCCCGGTCCGGCAGCCGCCGCCGGCGACGTAGCCTGGAACCTGACGCTTGCCGGCGATACGGAGCAGGTGCTCACGCATTCCGGGATCCAGGCGCTGCCTGACGTTGAGGGCTACGGTTACTCGGTCTCGACGGTCGGGATCAAGTACGGCCCGAACCGCTACCGCGGTGTATTACTCACCGATCTCGTCGAGATGGCGGGAGGGATCGGTGAAGACGACCTGATCTATGTCTCCGCAGAAGACGGCTACCTCTGGGTCTTCGATACCACGCAGTTGCGAGGCGAGGAGTTCTTCACGTTCGACGAGAATCTGCATGAGATCCCGGCTCCGGCGCTCCGGGTGATCCTGGCCTACGAACGGGATGGAATGCCCCTGGCCTATGAAGACGGCGGACCGCTCCGCCTCGTCGTCATCACAGAGACGCCCGATGTCATCACCGAAGGAAGCCCCTGGGTGAAGTGGGTCGACCGGGTCGAGGTCCGCAGAGGATGA
- a CDS encoding metallophosphoesterase family protein, with the protein MSRYRNARRIVAAAALLALLLPAAMAAVVWGPYVTTTTENSAAITWKTASPAEECWVEYAPEGGEVYHIPSSGEGAVHQVLLTGLAPATTYRYRIGAGNEAIEGCRFRTFGDEAFTCIVYGDTRAQKPFFTQADRHGLVAERIAAEENILFVIHTGDFVCEEEEWDEFFAVAGSMLRNTTLVPVAGNHDGSAEAFAATFGLPANYSFDAGSLHVTVLDSNDRAWADMDSQTAWLKEDLLSPLPHKLVAFHHPPFSADRQHPGGDLALRAEWCGILSGSGVDAVFSAHTHAYERYRINGTEYIVVGCGGAPFYALSEEKPTGYRAGLEQTLGYVRATVSPDVVTLEMVAVAGVTEDGEVTPYPPGTVIDAVRLHAAPAWWDVPGSLLDSSELHRLRR; encoded by the coding sequence ATGAGCCGATACCGGAACGCCCGGAGGATTGTAGCGGCAGCCGCGCTGCTCGCACTCCTCCTCCCGGCGGCAATGGCCGCCGTCGTCTGGGGGCCGTACGTCACAACCACCACCGAGAACTCAGCGGCGATCACCTGGAAGACCGCCTCGCCGGCGGAGGAGTGCTGGGTCGAGTACGCCCCCGAGGGCGGTGAGGTATACCACATACCCTCTTCCGGGGAGGGGGCCGTGCACCAGGTCCTGCTCACAGGCCTCGCGCCGGCGACCACCTACCGTTACCGGATCGGCGCCGGGAATGAGGCGATAGAGGGCTGCAGGTTCCGGACATTCGGTGACGAGGCGTTCACCTGCATAGTCTACGGCGACACCCGGGCGCAGAAGCCCTTCTTCACCCAGGCCGACCGGCACGGCCTGGTGGCGGAGAGGATAGCCGCTGAGGAGAATATCCTCTTTGTCATCCACACCGGCGACTTCGTCTGCGAAGAAGAGGAGTGGGATGAATTCTTCGCGGTAGCAGGGTCCATGCTCCGGAACACGACCCTCGTGCCGGTGGCCGGCAACCATGACGGATCCGCGGAGGCGTTCGCCGCCACTTTTGGCCTCCCGGCCAACTACTCCTTTGACGCCGGCAGCCTCCACGTAACTGTCCTTGACAGCAACGACCGCGCATGGGCGGATATGGACTCGCAGACCGCGTGGCTGAAAGAGGACCTCTTGTCGCCCCTGCCCCACAAGCTCGTAGCGTTCCACCACCCGCCGTTCAGCGCCGACCGGCAGCATCCCGGAGGAGACCTGGCGCTCAGGGCCGAGTGGTGCGGCATCCTGTCCGGGAGTGGTGTAGACGCCGTCTTTAGCGCGCATACCCACGCCTACGAGCGCTACAGGATCAACGGGACGGAGTACATCGTCGTCGGATGCGGCGGGGCTCCGTTCTACGCCCTCTCAGAGGAGAAGCCCACGGGGTACCGGGCGGGACTCGAACAGACCCTCGGCTACGTCCGGGCCACCGTCAGCCCCGACGTCGTCACTCTCGAGATGGTCGCGGTCGCGGGAGTCACGGAAGACGGCGAAGTGACGCCGTACCCGCCAGGGACCGTGATCGACGCCGTCCGCCTCCACGCGGCCCCCGCGTGGTGGGACGTGCCGGGATCTCTCCTCGACTCATCAGAACTACACAGATTACGGAGATGA